The Candidatus Sulfotelmatobacter sp. region AAGGCCTCTTCTTCGATTTCAATTTCGAGACCAAGCGTATGTCGACCTATCAATATGCGTCCACGTTTTATCCGCTGTGGGCCGGGCTCGCCACTCCCGAGCAGGCCAAGGCCGTGGCCGGCAACCTGAAAATCTTCGAGCGCCCCGGCGGTATTCCCATGAGCACGTATGACAGCGGCGCGCAGTGGGATTTGCCCTACGGCTGGGGCAACATCGAAATGCTGGCCATCGAAGGCCTGCGGCGCTATGGCTACAACGCCGACGCCGACCGCGTCTCCTACGAATTTCTCTCGACCGTCGCCGAAAATTTCCGCCGCGACGGCAACATCCGCGAGAAATACAACGTGGTCACGCGCTCCTCCGAAGCCCACGTCGAACTCGGCTACGAAATGAATGTCGTCGGATTCGGTTGGACCAACGCCGCCTTCCTTGAACTCCTGCACGCCCTGCCCAAAGAAATGGTCGACCGCCTGGCGAAAGAGCAAGACCAGCCGCTGGCGGCGAAATGAGGTCACGCGCAGCCTTTCGGCCTGGGAATCTCGAATGCGGGTTGCCCCACTCTTCCCGCGTTCTGTGCGGGAGGGTGGGCCGCCACGAACTTCGGAAGCATTCTAGTTACTCTCACCCCTCCCACCCTGTCTCCGCAAAGTGCGCGGAGACAAGGGCGGGGCAACCGTGATTCGCAGTTCCGACGCAGCCAAATAAAGTCAAGTCCACTTTAGTAGGCATTGAATGCCCACGAAAGTAGACGTTTCTTCCACAGCCTAACCAACTCAAAACAAACCACCGCGAAAATGCCTCTCAACAGAATCAATCACTTGAGGCCCGCAATTCCGTCCTTTTCCACAGTGTTCCCGCAGGAACACTTTCATGTTCGTGCCCGCGTTGACGCCTCGGCGCATCCGCCCTAAGATGAGAATTCCGGCGAAAAATTGCACTGTCAATGAGCATGATCAACCTGAAATGATCAACCTGAAATGATCAACCACGCATGATCAATCTCACATGATCAACCAGACCATCTCGCACTATCGCATTACCGGCCGCGTGGGCAGCGGCGGGATGGGCGTGGTGTATGAAGCGGAAGACTTGAACCTGGGACGCAAGGTCGCGCTGAAATTTCTACCGCCGCAACTGTCGCGCGATCAGAATGCGCTCGACCGCTTTCTGCTGGAGGCGCGGACCGCCTCAGCCTTGAACCATCCCAACATCTGCACCATCTACGCGGTCGAAAAGAGTGGCGACGGCGACGACGCGCAGTCGTTCATCGCCATGGAGCTGCTCGAAGGCCAGAATCTCGACTACAAACTCGCGTCCGGCCCCATGCCAATCGGCCCGTTGCTCGATGTAGCGATTCAACTCGCCGATGCACTCGACGCCGCCCACGCCAAGGGCATCCTCCATCGCGACATCAAGCCCGCCAACATTTTTCTGACGCAGCGCGGCGTCAAGGTGCTCGACTTCGGTCTGGCCAAGCTGATGCGTCCAGATTTGCAGATGAGCAGCGGCGCCACACAGGATTCACCCAGCCCGCACCTGACCAGTCCAGGCGCGACCGTTGGCACGATCGCGTATATGTCGCCCGAGCAGGCCCGCGGCGAAGAACTCGACACCCGCACCGATTTGTTTTCGCTGGGCACAGTCCTCTATCAGATGGCGACCGGAAAGTTGCCCTTTACAGGCGCCACGTCCGCAGTGGTCTTCCACGCGATTCTTGAACTTGATCCCACGCCGCCCGTGCAACTGAATGCGGCGCTGCCGCCCAAACTACAGGAGATTATCGAGAAGCTTCTGGACAAAGATCGCGACCTGCGCTACCAGTCCGCCGCCGACCTGCGCGGCGATCTGAAGCGCCTGAAACGCGACGTCGAATCGGCGAGAAAAATGGCGAGCGCGACCACGACTTCGGCCTCGGTGGCTATGCCCGCGAACGTTCTCTCCAGCTCCGGCTCGCCAACTACAAAAGCGAGTGGCGCGACTGATGTGGCGGCGCCCAGGCAATCGAATACTCGTCGCTGGATTCTGCCGGGCGTAGTGGTGTTGCTCGCGCTCGTAGTGATTGGCGACCGGGTCCGCGCCTTCTTAGGACATCGCACTCAGGCATTTCAAAATTTCTCAGTCGTCAAGGTGACGGATTCGGGGACCGCCGCCATGGTAGCGATCTCGCCCGATGGAAAATATCTGCTCACGCTGATGCGGGAGAACGGACTGGCCAGCCTTCAGTTGCGGAATGTGCCGACCAACAGCGTAACCCAGGTGCAGCCGCCGGCAGATGTGCAGTACAACGGGCTGCGTTTTGCGCCGGACGGAAACTATTTTTATTTTGTGCGCAGCGATCCGGGCAATGACGAGTTGAGATTCCTGTATCGAGCCCCGTTGTTGGGAGGAACGCCCGAAAAGCTGGCCGAGGATGTGGACTCGAATGTGACGTTCTCGCCGGACGGGCGCCAAGTCGCGTTCATGCGGTACGACAATCCCAATCCGGGCGAGTATGAGTTGCTTACCAAAGATCTCCAGAGCGGCGCGGAGAAGGCGCTGGTGAAGGGCTCGGAAAAGCAATCGCTAAATTTACCGGCCTGGTCACCGGATGGAAAGACAATCATGTGCTACGTCTTGCAGCCGGAGGGTGGGCTGACAGGATTCGATTTAGTGGATGCACAGAGCGGGCAACGGAAGGTCTTTGCACGCAGCGAAAATGTGATCATGAGTCCGGAGTGGCTGCCCGACGGCAGCGGCGTGCTGGCACTCGACCGGGACGCGAGTTCGAATTACCGGCGAAGCCAGGTGGTGCGTTTTTCCTATCCGGACGGTGCGATGTCCGCAGTGACGCGGGATGCCAGTGATTATTCCTGGATCAGCTTGGCCAGTAGTGCTTCCGTACTGGCGGCGGTGGCAAGCGAGCAGCACTGGGATCTGGAGTTGCTGGTTCCGGGCGGAGAGGCGAAAGCGGTTACCAAGGCACGGGAAGGAATGGCCCTGTCATGGACGCCGGACGGAAAGCTGATGGTAGACCGCGACAATCGGGTGCAGGTAGTGAATCTCGAGACCGGAACGAAAGCGATTTTTGGAATTGATCCAGGAGTGCCGGAGTTCGAACCAAGGGCTTGCCGCGATGGGCAACTGCTGTACGCCGGCTACTCGGCGCTGAACAAACAAGTCGGCATTTGGAAGATGGATGCTACCGGAGAAAATCCAAAGAAGCTGACTGGCGGGCAGATGGACTACGCGCCGGAGTGCTCGCCGGATTTGCGCTGGGCCTATTATCGCGACGTGACCACAAACCTATTGATGCGCGTGCCGCTGCAAGGCGGGACGCCGCAAAAAGTTTCCGAGCTTCCGATGGAGTGGCCATACGACATTTCTCCAGATGGGGCAAGTGCGCTCTTAACAACCGTGAGTCATGCCGAGGGACACAAGGAGCGAGCGGTCGAAGTGGCCTTGGAGAATGGACAGGCGAAGCGGGAGATCGTGCTCCAGAAGCCGCATACCGGCAGAATCCAATATTCGCTGGATGGGAAGGCGATCGAATACGGTGTACGGGAGAACGGCGTAGACAACATCTGGCGGCAACCCCTGGATGGGGCTGGGGGGCGATGGGAAACCGAGTTCAAGGCTGAACACATTGGTTCGTTTCAGTGGTCGCCGGACGGGAAAAGATTAGCGATGGTGCGGGGACATACCGACTCCGACGTGGTGCTGATGCGCGACGCGCAGCCGTGAGCTTCATGGAGTCGTGCGGAAAAAACACTAAGGGCGGCCACTGCTGGCCGCCCCTGGTATCGAATTGTGACGAGCGAAGCGGTTTTACGCGCCCTTAACGTTTTCAGCTTGCCAGCCCTTGGGGCCTTTGACCACGTCAAACTGCACTTGCTGACCTTCTTGCAGGCTGCGGAAGCCGCTGGCCTGAATGGCGGAGAAATGCACAAAGACATCCTCGCCGTTCTGGCGGCTGATAAAACCGTAGCCCTTGGCGTCGTTAAACCACTTCACTGTTCCTGTTTCCATGATGGTGCTTATTCCTTTGTTGTTGATGTAGCGCTGAATCTTTCAGGATTCTCTTGCAGGCAGGTCACACGCTGGGTTGAGCGGAGATGCTTGTACTGCGAAGGAACTCTAAAGTCAAACGCAGTCAAATTGTAAAGAAAGTGCCCTGAAATAGCTACATATTTGCTGCGGGCTATGGGTAAACAATTGAGGGGGAAGATGTTATGTGGGCCTTGCTCGGGACTAGGAAGCTTGCTGTGTCTTCTTATTTGAGGCGTCATCCCGAAGCACGGCGCTCTTCAGCCGTGCGAGGGATCTCGCGTGAATCTCCACGAAAGGTTGGCGATGGGCGCGAGATTCCTCGCTTCGCCTGAAAAACGGCTCCGCTCGGAATGACGCCTACGGGTGATGCGTGCGAACAACGGCACGACTTGCGACCTTTGGGGAAACCATTCATCATCTAAGGATGCGCTTGCGAATTTTGCTGGCTTTGTTTTTGCTCACGGCTTCGGCATGGGCGGAGATTGTGTACGACGTGCGCGTGGCGTTGTCACAGAAGAATTTTTCTGGCGCCGAGGCGGCGCTGAATGCTTATCGCAATCAACAAGGGGTGACGGGCGAATATCTCGAAGCATATTCGTGGATGGGACGGGCTGCGCTCGATCAGCGCCAGTACGACCAGGCGTCCGCGTATGCGAAAGAAACCAAGACGCTGGCGCTGGAGCAATTGAAACTGAAGCAGCGTGCGCTTGACTCCGATCCGCATTTGGCGACGGCGCTGGGGGCGGCGCTGGAAGTGCAGGCACAGACGCTCGCGGCGCGCGGGCAGCGGACACAAGCTGTAGCGCTGCTACAAGCTGCGCTGCGGACGTATGGGACGACTTCGATTCATGATCGCTTGCAGAAGAATCTGAACCTGCTGTCGTTACAGGGGAAGGTTGCGCCGGCGCTGAAGGCGGACGATTTTCTGGGAGCAAAACCGCCGCTGGCGGCGCAGTTGAAAGGCTCGCCGGTGCTGCTGTTTTTCTGGGCACACTGGTGTGTGGACTGCAAGGCGGAAGCTCCCATCATCACGCAGCTGCGCTCGGAGTTTGCCGACAAGGGATTGCAGGTGATCGGGCCGACGCGATTGTATGGTTATACGGCGCAGAGCGAGCATGCGTCGCCAGCCGATGAAAGGCAATATATCGATGCGGTGCGGCATCGCTTTTATTCCGGATTGCTCGACATGCCGGTGCCGATCAGCCAGTACAATTTCGATACTTACGGAGCGTCGACGACACCGACGCTGGTGCTGCTGGATCGGGAGGGGAAAGTGGCGATGTACCATCCGGGCGCGCTGCCGTATGACCAGTTGAGGGCGGAGATCGAGAAGGTGGTGCGCTGATTATTTGGTCCGGGCACCCCTGCCCGCGATTCTTGTGATATGAAGAGGCTCCTGCAATCTCTGTTCAGTCTGGGATGCCTGACATCGGTGATTGCACCCGTCGTAGCCATTATTGTTTATCCCAGCGCGAACTGGCTCTTCTTTTTCCCGCTCCTCGGGATTGCCCTCATTGTGTTCGGCATAGTCACCCGCAAACAGCCCACGCCAGCCGAAGTAGCTGACCGCGCCGAACGTCTGCTGGATGGAAGTTTCGGTGGCTGGGACGTCGATAATTACGAACATCTGAATCCTAAGAATGAGCAGTTGAAGGATCTTTGGCGTAGCACGATGAGCATCGGCGGCTTTCCTGAGGAATGGCCTAGGTTGGAAGAGGACACGAAAGGCAGAATTCGCGAGGTCATCGCGGAGATGAGAAGCTTGCCAGCTCAGAATTCGTGAAAGGTCCCCAAGGGCATTATTTTGCTAAAATCCGGCCCATGCCGACGGTGTTGCGGTCCGGCCCCTACCGCTTCTACTTCTACAGTCACGAACCGAATGAGCCGCCGCACATTCATGTCGATCGCGACGATCGGTCGGCGAAATTCTGGCTCGATCCAATCCAGCTTGCGACGAACTTTGGGTTTAGCGCTCACGAACTTCGCACGCTACAATCATTGGTAAGTCAGAACAGGACGCTGTTCCTGGAGGCTTGGAATGAGTTCTTCGGCAATGACCGCAGATGAACGGGTGCTCGATGTCGCTTTCAGCGACGACTCGCTGAGTGTGTCGCTGCGCGACGGACGAGTGATCAGCGTGCCACTCGTGTGGTATCCGCGCCTGCTTAACGCCACGCCTGTTCAGCGCGGGAATTGGAAAATTGCCGGCGGCGGCTACGGCATCCATTGGCCCGACCTCGACGAAGACCTAAGCACCGAAGGCCTGCTGCGCGGTGCGCCCGCGCCAAAAGCTTAAGCTCCCGCCGACCAAGTACATTCGGCTGGACTCTGATGTTAAGCTAGTCAGCCATGCTGTATCTTCCCATCAGCCGCGGGTGGCTTTTATCGCGAACGGCGCAACACATTTACCTCGGATGTGCTGTTCTCACCTTTGCGCTGGTAGGAACGATTATTGGAACACACTTGGCCTTGTCTGTTATTGGCGGGAATGCACTGACCTCGGAAGCTCGTATCTTAGTGAACTTCCTTCTTTTACCAGAAATTGCGGGAGCAGCATTGCTGTGGGTCGCAATGTGGTATTTCTGGTTCGGCTTCGATCGATCTCACTATGCTAAGAAGGCCTTCTGGTTTGTACTGTTGTTTTTCCTGGCTCCATTTGGGACGCTGCTCTATTATTTCGTGACTTACCGCCGCGATGTCTCGAGTACGGATTCGGTGGCACCTCAGATGATTCGCCAGGCTTGAACCACGTCCTCGACCTTATCTTCATCTTTCGAAATTACCCGGCGGGTTAACTTCTGTTAATTTCCCTGTCTTCACGTCGTAGACAAATCCGCGCACCGGAATATGTTTCGGAATCCACGGGTGCGATTTCACGCGTTGCATCTGAATCCGGACGTTTTCTTCTAGATCGTCGAAGGCGTGGAAATGCTTTGGCTCATCGGCGGTGGTTCCCATCTTTTCGGTCAGGCGCACTTTCAATTCATCTTCGCGCACTTTCAGCAGGCCGCAGTCGGTGTGGTTGATGATGATGAATTCCTGGGTGTCGAGCAGGTGATGGGAGACGATGAGGGAGCGCAGGGCGTCGTCGGTGGCGATGCCGCCGGCGTTGCGGATCATGTGGGCGTCGCCGGGATGCAGGCCGAGGCAATGCTCGAACAGGATGCGGGAATCCATGCAGGCCAGCACGGCGACGCGGCGGCGGGGACGGACGGCGAGATCTCCGAGGGTGAAAGTTCGGGCGAAGGTCTCGTTGGCTTTTAAGAGTTCGTCGGCTACGGACAAGTTTGGGCTCCTGGGGGAAAATCGTCGTCGGTCGTCAGTCTTCGGTCGTCAGTCTTCGGTCGTCAGTCTTCGGTCGTCAGTCGTCGGTCGTCAGTCTTCGGTCGTCAGTCTTCGGTCGTCGGTCGTTTCGCCAACACCGCACCGGGCGGGTCTTGGACGACTAACGACCGATGACCGATGACCGACGACGTTTTCCAGTTTACCCGTTACAATCGGCGCGTGAATCTGCCTTTATGAATCTCGATGACACCATTGTTGCGATCGCTACGCCGCCAGGGCGCGGCGGGATTGGCGTGGTGCGGCTGGCGGGGGCGCGGGCGCTGGAGATTGCGTCGCCGATGTTGCGGTTGAGACATGGGTTGGAGGCGGGGCGGGCGGTGTTTGGGGAATTGATTGAGCCGCAAGATGCAAAAGCGGTCGGAACTCCCACCCAAGCCGCACAAAACGCGGCTTGGATGGGGCACCCTCTGAATTCTGGGTATCTGAATTCTGGGTATCTGAATTCCGCACATCTGAAGTCTGGACCTCCGAATTCTGCACAGGACCGACTCATTGACGAGGTCGTTGTCACCTATTTTGCTCGGCCTCATTCTTATACTACCGACGACATCGTCGAGATTTCGGCACACGGGTCGCCGGTGGTGTTGCGGCATATTGTCGAATTGTGTGTGGCGGCGGGGGCGCGGGTGGCGGAGCCGGGGGAGTTCACCATGCGGGCGTTCCTGAACGGGCGGATCGATCTCACTCAGGCGGAGGCAGTGCGGGATCTGATCGATTCGCAGACGTTATATCAGGCGAGGGTGGCGGCGCAGCAGTTGGAAGGGGCGCTTTCGCGGCGGTTGCAGCCAATCAAACAACAACTGGTGGAACTGATCGCGGCGCTCGAAGCCGGGATTGATTTCGCCGAGGATGACGTGTCGGTAATGGCGGATGCGGCGATTCTAGATCGCATCGCGGCGGTGCGAGCGCCGCTGGAACAACTCAGCGCGACGTTCGCTTACGGGAACATCGTGCATGAGGGTCTGACGCTGGCGATTGTCGGGCGGCCGAATGTCGGGAAGTCGAGTTTGTTCAATCGCCTGGTGGAGCGGGAGCGGGCGATTGTTACGGCGACTCCGGGGACGACGCGCGATCTGGTGAGCGAGACGGTAGCGATTGGCGGGATTCCGGTAAAGCTCGTCGACACCGCCGGGATTCGGCAGTCGTTCGACGAAGCGGAGTCGATGGGGATTAAGAAATCGATGGAAGCGCTGGCCGATGCGGATCTGGTGCTGGTGGTTGTGGACGCGTCAACGCCGCAAGCTTCAGAGGATCACGAGTTATTACTGCAGATGGAAAACCGGGCGGCCATCGTGGTCGGGAATAAGTCTGATCTACTGGCGGCCAAGATCCCCCTGTCGCGCAAAGGAGGCGAGACGTGGGGCACTCGTTTTTTCGTTCATACCTCCGCCTTGACGGGTGATGGCATCGCCGAACTGCGCGGCGAGATTTTGCGGCACATGGGCGGAGAGTCTGGAACCGCGGCTGAGTCGGGATTTCTGACCAATGTGCGGCATCAGGCATTGATTCAGGATTCGCTGGCGGCGCTGGACGCGGCTCGGGATGCCGTGGCCGCGAAAGTCCCGCATGAGATGTTGCTGCTCGATTTGTATAACGCGCTGCGGCCGTTGGATGCGATTACGGGCGCGACGACGACAGACGATATTTTGAATTTGATTTTCAGTACTTTCTGCATTGGGAAGTAAAGGGAATGTGGGGCGGACACTCCTGTCCGCCGACGTTGACGTATTGGTTCTTGGTCCGGAGTCTTGGGGAAATAGTCAAAAGCAACATCAAGAACAAAGGCAACCGCAAGGACAAAGGCAAGTGCGGCGGACAAGAATGTCCGCCCCACACTTTCGTTATCAGGCTGCTTTTTTGAACGTCGGCAAGTCAGCCAGCACATGGCGCGCAGCCATCGACAGAGCCAGCCGAGAGACACCGCTAAAGAGCATGCTGATCCCCACCAGCGTACCGATCACCCATTCCGTGCTTGAGGGCCAGGTCCGCCAGATCATGACGGCGAGGATCAGGCTGATGATTCCATCGAGCAGCAGCCAGGTCGAACCTCGCATGGGACGCAGGCGGAAGGACAAGACTAGTTCCAGTACTCCCTTTGCCAGTAAGTAACCTGCGAGGAAGAGCGTGAGCGAGGCCAGGCCGGCGATGGGATGCATCAAGGCGTAGACACCCACGACGATATAGAGGGCGCTGAGCAAAAGCTCCCAGATGAAGCCACCGGTGGTTCGTGTGTGCCAGGCAAAGACCAGGTGGGTTGCGCCGCTGAAGATGAGCAGCCAGGCAACGACCAGGACGACGGTAATTCCTGCCGCGGGCGGAACGACAATGGCAAGAATTCCCGCAACGATCATCAGAATGCTAAGACCGATGGACCATCCGACCGACGCTCTCGCGATTGTGCCGAGTGAAGTCATGGGTATGAACCTCCTTATGGTTGTTTCTCGCGGACGACAGCTTCGTTGTAAAAGACAATTAAAAACGACCGCTGCGCAGGGCCGTGACGATGAGTCCGGCGACTACGAGCGCCAGATATCCGACGGAGAAGATGTAATAAAGCACTTTTACTTTCGGCCAAATGAAGGCGGGCCACTGGTCGGAGAACTTATCGGAAAATGTATCTCCCATGCGCGGCGGGAGAGCGGCTTCTTCAGAGTCGGGCTTCCAGTTGCCGGCGATCCAGGTGGCGCGAAGATTCGAAAACAGCAGCGCAACAATGATGACCCGGACCACTCCAATTCCAGGTGAATTTAGAAGCAGAAAAACAAACGATGCGAGAAAGTCGACCAGGTAGTACGCCAAGATGACTGCTGCGGCGAAGGAGTTGTGCTCGCGCACCCCAACGCCGCCGAGGTAAAACAGTAAAAAGACCAGCACTCCATTGATGGGTTGGTGAGCCAAGGTCAGGAATGCGAGCGACATTACTCCTACAATGGTGCAAACCCAAAAGCCCTGAACCGCGAGATAGTCGACGTCAGCACCGCTTTGGATCGAGGGCCAGAAGAGACTCTTCAGGCGGCTCTCGCTGCGAACAGCCGAATCGGAGAGGCCCAAGGTTTGCATGGTGGAGCATTTAACCCCATGCCGGATGGCTTGTCTAGAAGAAAATGTCTACAAATCCGGGCTATTTTGAGAGCCGTCCCAGGGATGTCCGGAAAAGAAGGTCGAAGGACGTGGCGTCCCCTTCTTTCGCAGCGGCTGCCAAGGCTTTTTCTGCGGCGGCGCGCTGATATCCCAGATTCAGCAACGCGGAGAGAACGTCTTCTTCGGTGGCGTTCATCGCGGGAACGGCCGGCGCAGTAGCGAGACCCGCGGCCGGTAGCTTGTCGCGCAACTCGAGGACCATGCGCTCGGCGGTTTTCTTGCCGATGCCGGGGATGCGGGTGAGGCGGACGAGGTCGTTGCCGCGAATCGCTCCCACCATTTCGTCAGCGGGCATGCCGCTCAGGATGGTGATGGCCAGCTTGGGGCCGATGCCGCTCACCGTGAGCAACTTTTCGAACAGCAGTTTCTCTGAGGGACGCAGGAATCCGTAGAGGGCGAGCTGGTCTTCGCGCACATGGGTGTGAATGTGCAGCGCGACTTCAGCGCCGAGTGCGGGCAGGTCGGAGAATGTGGGGACACTGATGGTCACGTCGTAGCCGACGCCGGAGGTTTCGATAATGGCCTGGTTGGGATGCTTGGCCAGCAGCTTTCCGCGGAGGTGGGCAATCATGCTGTGGACATTGTAGCGGGAGCGGGTTGGGTCTGCCGCGGTTGGGTGCAGGTCTTCAGCCTTCAGTCTTCAGTCTTCGGTCTTCAGTCTTCGGTCTTCGGTCTTCGGTCTTCAGTCTTCGGTCTTCGGCGCCGGCCCCACGCGAGCAAGAGTTTTCGACCCCTGGGCTCCAGGACCACAGGCCCAAGACCTACGACCCCAAGACCCGGAAAGCATGAGCCTTGACATTAAGCTCGCGATTAGTTCACACTTGACACTGTCATGAATGACCTATTGATGCTTTCGATGATGCTGGACGAGCCGAAATATGGCTACCAACTGAAGCGGGAAGCGGGTTTGATTATGGGGCAAGCGCTACATAATAACTTGGTGTATCCATCGCTGCGCCGTTTCTTGCAGGAAGGATGGGTTCGCAAGAAGGCAGTCCCCGGCGAGCGCGGGCAGACGCGTCAGCAGTATGCGCTCTCGGCGGATGGGCGGCAGCATCTGTTCGAGCGTCTGAATCAATTCGGCGAAGACGACGCGGCTTCTGACGATGCGTTCCATCTGCGCGTGGGGCTATTTGCGGCGCCGCAACTGAAGGCGAGAGCTGACATTCTTACCCGGCGCAAGAACTATCTGCAAAATCGCGCCCAGCACCTGGCGGCGCTCGAAGCCAATATGGAGTTGGGAAAGTTTGGCGCAGAAATCGTGCGCCACATGAGGAAACAGGTTGAGATGGAGCTGGAGTGGGTACGACATCTGCGCCGCATCTCCAAGCTCGGCCGGCGAAAGGAGAAGCAATGAAGACACTAACACTGTGGCAAATTGAGCAGATTCCGTGGTATGTGTTCGCCGCGTATTGGGCGATCACGGCGCTGCGCGTGAAGCGTACCAAGGCGAGGGAGAGGTCGGCGGACCGGCTAGTCACCGTCGTCGTGGTGGTACTGGCATACATGCTTCTTTTTTCTGACAGATTTCGCATCGGTGCGCTGGAGCTTCGGTTCGTCCCGCAGGAAAAGTGGATTGCCTGGGTTGGGATTGCCGTGACATGGCTCGGCGTGGCGATCGCCATTTGGGCACGGTATTGCATCGGCGAGTACTGGAGCGCGCGGGTCACGCTGAAAGAGGGGCATCAGCTGATTCGCTCCGGGCCATACGCGTTTGT contains the following coding sequences:
- a CDS encoding protein kinase, encoding MINQTISHYRITGRVGSGGMGVVYEAEDLNLGRKVALKFLPPQLSRDQNALDRFLLEARTASALNHPNICTIYAVEKSGDGDDAQSFIAMELLEGQNLDYKLASGPMPIGPLLDVAIQLADALDAAHAKGILHRDIKPANIFLTQRGVKVLDFGLAKLMRPDLQMSSGATQDSPSPHLTSPGATVGTIAYMSPEQARGEELDTRTDLFSLGTVLYQMATGKLPFTGATSAVVFHAILELDPTPPVQLNAALPPKLQEIIEKLLDKDRDLRYQSAADLRGDLKRLKRDVESARKMASATTTSASVAMPANVLSSSGSPTTKASGATDVAAPRQSNTRRWILPGVVVLLALVVIGDRVRAFLGHRTQAFQNFSVVKVTDSGTAAMVAISPDGKYLLTLMRENGLASLQLRNVPTNSVTQVQPPADVQYNGLRFAPDGNYFYFVRSDPGNDELRFLYRAPLLGGTPEKLAEDVDSNVTFSPDGRQVAFMRYDNPNPGEYELLTKDLQSGAEKALVKGSEKQSLNLPAWSPDGKTIMCYVLQPEGGLTGFDLVDAQSGQRKVFARSENVIMSPEWLPDGSGVLALDRDASSNYRRSQVVRFSYPDGAMSAVTRDASDYSWISLASSASVLAAVASEQHWDLELLVPGGEAKAVTKAREGMALSWTPDGKLMVDRDNRVQVVNLETGTKAIFGIDPGVPEFEPRACRDGQLLYAGYSALNKQVGIWKMDATGENPKKLTGGQMDYAPECSPDLRWAYYRDVTTNLLMRVPLQGGTPQKVSELPMEWPYDISPDGASALLTTVSHAEGHKERAVEVALENGQAKREIVLQKPHTGRIQYSLDGKAIEYGVRENGVDNIWRQPLDGAGGRWETEFKAEHIGSFQWSPDGKRLAMVRGHTDSDVVLMRDAQP
- a CDS encoding cold-shock protein, which produces METGTVKWFNDAKGYGFISRQNGEDVFVHFSAIQASGFRSLQEGQQVQFDVVKGPKGWQAENVKGA
- a CDS encoding TlpA disulfide reductase family protein is translated as MRILLALFLLTASAWAEIVYDVRVALSQKNFSGAEAALNAYRNQQGVTGEYLEAYSWMGRAALDQRQYDQASAYAKETKTLALEQLKLKQRALDSDPHLATALGAALEVQAQTLAARGQRTQAVALLQAALRTYGTTSIHDRLQKNLNLLSLQGKVAPALKADDFLGAKPPLAAQLKGSPVLLFFWAHWCVDCKAEAPIITQLRSEFADKGLQVIGPTRLYGYTAQSEHASPADERQYIDAVRHRFYSGLLDMPVPISQYNFDTYGASTTPTLVLLDREGKVAMYHPGALPYDQLRAEIEKVVR
- a CDS encoding DUF4160 domain-containing protein, encoding MPTVLRSGPYRFYFYSHEPNEPPHIHVDRDDRSAKFWLDPIQLATNFGFSAHELRTLQSLVSQNRTLFLEAWNEFFGNDRR
- a CDS encoding DUF2442 domain-containing protein is translated as MSSSAMTADERVLDVAFSDDSLSVSLRDGRVISVPLVWYPRLLNATPVQRGNWKIAGGGYGIHWPDLDEDLSTEGLLRGAPAPKA
- a CDS encoding carbonic anhydrase codes for the protein MSVADELLKANETFARTFTLGDLAVRPRRRVAVLACMDSRILFEHCLGLHPGDAHMIRNAGGIATDDALRSLIVSHHLLDTQEFIIINHTDCGLLKVREDELKVRLTEKMGTTADEPKHFHAFDDLEENVRIQMQRVKSHPWIPKHIPVRGFVYDVKTGKLTEVNPPGNFER
- the mnmE gene encoding tRNA uridine-5-carboxymethylaminomethyl(34) synthesis GTPase MnmE, producing MNLDDTIVAIATPPGRGGIGVVRLAGARALEIASPMLRLRHGLEAGRAVFGELIEPQDAKAVGTPTQAAQNAAWMGHPLNSGYLNSGYLNSAHLKSGPPNSAQDRLIDEVVVTYFARPHSYTTDDIVEISAHGSPVVLRHIVELCVAAGARVAEPGEFTMRAFLNGRIDLTQAEAVRDLIDSQTLYQARVAAQQLEGALSRRLQPIKQQLVELIAALEAGIDFAEDDVSVMADAAILDRIAAVRAPLEQLSATFAYGNIVHEGLTLAIVGRPNVGKSSLFNRLVERERAIVTATPGTTRDLVSETVAIGGIPVKLVDTAGIRQSFDEAESMGIKKSMEALADADLVLVVVDASTPQASEDHELLLQMENRAAIVVGNKSDLLAAKIPLSRKGGETWGTRFFVHTSALTGDGIAELRGEILRHMGGESGTAAESGFLTNVRHQALIQDSLAALDAARDAVAAKVPHEMLLLDLYNALRPLDAITGATTTDDILNLIFSTFCIGK
- a CDS encoding HdeD family acid-resistance protein, which translates into the protein MTSLGTIARASVGWSIGLSILMIVAGILAIVVPPAAGITVVLVVAWLLIFSGATHLVFAWHTRTTGGFIWELLLSALYIVVGVYALMHPIAGLASLTLFLAGYLLAKGVLELVLSFRLRPMRGSTWLLLDGIISLILAVMIWRTWPSSTEWVIGTLVGISMLFSGVSRLALSMAARHVLADLPTFKKAA
- the ruvA gene encoding Holliday junction branch migration protein RuvA; the encoded protein is MIAHLRGKLLAKHPNQAIIETSGVGYDVTISVPTFSDLPALGAEVALHIHTHVREDQLALYGFLRPSEKLLFEKLLTVSGIGPKLAITILSGMPADEMVGAIRGNDLVRLTRIPGIGKKTAERMVLELRDKLPAAGLATAPAVPAMNATEEDVLSALLNLGYQRAAAEKALAAAAKEGDATSFDLLFRTSLGRLSK
- a CDS encoding PadR family transcriptional regulator, which translates into the protein MNDLLMLSMMLDEPKYGYQLKREAGLIMGQALHNNLVYPSLRRFLQEGWVRKKAVPGERGQTRQQYALSADGRQHLFERLNQFGEDDAASDDAFHLRVGLFAAPQLKARADILTRRKNYLQNRAQHLAALEANMELGKFGAEIVRHMRKQVEMELEWVRHLRRISKLGRRKEKQ
- a CDS encoding isoprenylcysteine carboxylmethyltransferase family protein, with amino-acid sequence MKTLTLWQIEQIPWYVFAAYWAITALRVKRTKARERSADRLVTVVVVVLAYMLLFSDRFRIGALELRFVPQEKWIAWVGIAVTWLGVAIAIWARYCIGEYWSARVTLKEGHQLIRSGPYAFVRHPIYTGMLLGCVGATLVAGEWRGIVAVVLLLFAHARKAVREERLLATEFGEEYATYQRSTGFLFPRWNLLSRESSGMDTHPGRS